One genomic region from Rosa rugosa chromosome 1, drRosRugo1.1, whole genome shotgun sequence encodes:
- the LOC133724862 gene encoding transcription factor GTE4-like, protein MASGPIVGEGDGTREKQRYSESKVYTRKAFKGPKKNLNNNAKTNSTTTTALAAPTSTATAAANHEKSNGEKKDEDNRSNKNDNSTQAPAEVIGLEDGNSAQPPAPVSEDGNSAQPPAQASEDGNSTLPPQQPQSVLRVEAASDDSSSLNRQEPAAAVVAPATQDIPAENGVSKPESDSRVKINLASRSKQEVRELRRKLESELDMVRGLVKKIETKQGQIGGLSYPHVSANDGVNNNVMLRRVHSEVASGGIPREATRPLHQLSISVLENSQGGIDNVEKEKRTPKANQFYQSSEFLLAKDKFPPAESNKKTKLNLKKQQQSGGELGHRYSMGTKFFKSCSSLLEKLMKHKHSWVFNEPVDAEKLGLHDYHIIIKSPMDLGTIKSRLIKNWYKSPKEFAEDVRLTFDNAMTYNPPGQDVHVMAEQLAKIFEERWAIIESDYNREIRFGYDYGTGLPTQPIPRKAPPPPPALDMRRVLDRSESISHHGDPRPKPMTITPRTPAPKKPKAKDPHKRDMTYEEKQKLSTSLQGLPSEKLDTIVQIIRKRNSAVFQHDDEIEVDIDSVDAETLWELDRYVTNYKKSLSKHKRKAELAMQARTETEQNVLPQAQAPSVDEVPKETTTDPKIVSSSTPIQRDNQGDNRSRSSSSSSSSSDSGSSSSDSDSDSSSDSGSDAGSPRT, encoded by the exons ATGGCTTCGGGGCCTATAGTTGGAGAAGGTGATGGAACCAGAGAGAAGCAGAGGTACTCGGAAAGCAAGGTCTATACTCGAAAAGCTTTCAAAGGCCCCAAGAAAAATCTCAACAACAACGCCAAAACAAACTCTACCACCACAACCGCCTTAGCCGCCCCGAcctccaccgccaccgccgccgCCAACCACGAAAAGAGTAACGGCGAGAAGAAGGACGAGGACAACAGGAGTAACAAGAATGACAATTCGACTCAAGCTCCAGCTGAGGTGATTGGTTTGGAGGATGGGAATTCAGCTCAGCCTCCAGCTCCGGTTTCCGAGGATGGGAATTCAGCTCAGCCGCCAGCTCAGGCGTCCGAGGATGGGAATTCTACCCTGCCGCCGCAACAGCCGCAGTCGGTTTTGCGGGTTGAGGCAGCCTCTGACGATTCCTCGAGCCTGAACCGGCAAGAGCCTGCTGCGGCGGTGGTGGCACCGGCCACTCAGGATATACCTGCAGAGAATGGGGTTTCCAAACCGGAGTCGGACAGCCGTGTTAAGATCAATTTAGCTTCGAGGTCGAAGCAAGAGGTGCGTGAGCTTAGAAGGAAGCTTGAAAGTGAGCTGGATATGGTTCGAGGTTTGGTGAAGAAGATTGAGACCAAGCAGGGGCAGATTGGTGGGTTAAGTTACCCCCATGTTTCTGCAAATGATGGGGTTAATAATAATGTCATGTTGAGGCGGGTTCACTCGGAGGTTGCTTCCGGTGGTATTCCTCGTGAGGCTACTAGGCCTTTGCATCAGCTGAGTATATCAGTATTGGAGAATAGTCAGGGAGGGATTGATAACgtggagaaagagaagagaacCCCCAAGGCAAACCAGTTCTACCAAAGTTCTGAGTTTTTGCTGGCCAAGGATAAGTTTCCACCTGCTGAAAGTAACAAGAAGACGAAATTGAATCTGAAGAAGCAGCAGCAAAGTGGAGGAGAGTTGGGGCACAGGTATTCAATGGGCACCAAGTTTTTCAAGAGTTGTAGTTCTTTGCTTGAGAAATTGATGAAACACAAGCATAGTTGGGTGTTTAATGAACCTGTGGATGCCGAAAAGCTTGGTTTGCATGATTATCACATCATTATCAAGAGTCCAATGGACTTGGGTACGATCAAATCCAGGCTGATCAAGAATTGGTACAAGTCTCCCAAAGAATTTGCAGAAGATGTGAGACTTACATTTGACAATGCCATGACCTATAATCCGCCCGGGCAGGATGTTCATGTCATGGCAGAACAGCTAGCCAAGATTTTCGAGGAAAGGTGGGCTATAATAGAGTCAGATTATAATCGTGAGATAAGGTTCGGCTATGATTATGGGACTGGTCTCCCTACACAACCAATACCAAGAAAggctcctccaccaccacctgcTCTTGATATGCGAAGGGTCTTGGATAGGTCTGAGTCCATATCACATCATGGTGATCCCAGGCCAAAACCCATGACTATTACTCCTAGGACCCCTGCTCCGAAGAAGCCTAAGGCGAAAGATCCTCATAAAAGGGACATGACTTATGAAGAGAAACAAAAGCTTAGCACAAGCCTCCAGGGTCTACCTTCAGAGAAGCTAGATACCATTGTACAGATTATTAGGAAAAGGAATTCAGCCGTCTTCCAGCATGATGATGAAATTGAAGTGGACATTGATAGCGTGGATGCTGAGACTCTTTGGGAGCTTGATAGGTATGTAACCAACTATAAGAAGAGTTTGAGCAAACACAAGCGAAAAGCTGAACTTGCTATGCAAGCCAGAACAGAAACTGAGCAGAATGTCCTGCCGCAG GCCCAGGCCCCCAGTGTGGATGAGGTTCCAAAAGAAACCACAACAG ATCCAAAGATAGTTTCGTCTTCAACACCTATTCAAAGGGATAACCAGGGTGATAATAGGAGTAGGTCGAGTAGTTCAAGCAGCTCTAGCAGTGATTCTGGATCTTCCTCGAGTG ACTCTGATAGTGATAGTTCATCAGACTCTGGATCTGATGCCGGATCGCCAAGGACTTGa
- the LOC133724866 gene encoding seed biotin-containing protein SBP65 yields MSSEQLRRENVTPQREVHIEKDKVPKIASHFESITVHVQEAGDKDTPMDKDTPMDSTKDSHVDKERKGNTVGDLGMGKSRDRMSESNADRARTANMVADKEAEEKRGRESGARGVGKFEVQESDEGRKKGGREEMVVVSEGKEDSRVRQGGGEMEGRNMDIMGRESKSGAHQGVGKVEVIRAGEEKGREGQGRQQMSSKGREGEGRESEGGSTQMMGKGEGMTQERGMDTEMMRSKEEGRGREQRQGTETESNVNKQQQQQRQQQPSLEEVSAFRQTAQQNSMVAIRAAEERYQKAKETANQTLATTTEKTKETALKAKETASKTLATTTEKAKETAQKAKETASTATEKAKEISSQTLGTATEKGAQVKDIALEKGQQGLYAAKDTLSSAGKKTVDNTVPLAEKTKDMAVSAGKTTLHYAGDVAVDLKDKATVAGWTAAHYTTEAAVEGTKAAARVVSGAAGYAGHKAVDIVSKPLSVAKDAAVVTGEKAEEFTARKKEEAKREYEAKKAAEANRPKGSETTYQGGESKSWKQEETWTKPVERECQHMQREGGRPTEKTSQETAELQREGAQEGGAGVLGTIGGTLGVIPGAVSETLVEIAENTKNFVIGQGESGMGEEGEEGWSSNAQQGGQEWSSNAQQGGQEWSSNAQQGGQGWRPSEKQGRQEGRSSEKRGKQSETVSVIPGAVGETLIEIAQTTKDNVIGQGQSAEESAEKDRRSSDQQQGLGAIPRAVGETMVGIAQTTKDNVDNITGLRQRQGQGQSRTDQQQGWKQDQTK; encoded by the exons ATGTCTTCTGAGCAACTTAGGAGGGAGAATGTGACGCCCCAGAGGGAAGTTCACATTGAGAAAGACAAGGTGCCGAAGATCGCCAGCCACTTCGAGTCAATCACCGTGCATGTGCAAGAAGCCGGCGACAAAGACACGCCTATGGACAAAGACACGCCTATGGACAGCACCAAAGACTCGCACGTCGATAAAGAGCGGAAGGGAAACACCGTTGGGGACTTGGGGATGGGAAAATCCAGAGACAGGATGAGTGAGTCAAATGCAGATAGGGCTAGGACGGCGAATATGGTGGCGGATAAAGAAGCTGAGGagaagagagggagggagagtgGTGCCCGCGGAGTAGGGAAGTTTGAGGTTCAAGAAAGTGATGAGGGTCGGAAGAAGGGAGGTAGAGAGGAAATGGTTGTTGTGAGTGAAGGGAAGGAGGATTCAAGGGTGAGACAAGGTGGGGGTGAAATGGAAGGCAGAAACATGGACATAATGGGCAGAGAGAGTAAGAGTGGAGCTCATCAAGGTGTCGGAAAGGTCGAAGTTATAAGGGCTGGGGAAGAGAAGGGCAGAGAGGGTCAAGGTAGACAGCAAATGAGTTCTAAAGGAAGGGAGGGCGAGGGTAGAGAAAGTGAAGGTGGGAGCACACAAATGATGGGCAAAGGAGAGGGTATGACACAAGAGAGAGGAATGGACACGGAGATGATGAGAAGCAAAGAGGAGGGTCGCGGCCGCGAGCAGAGACAAGGCACAGAAACGGAGAGCAATGTGAacaagcagcagcagcaacaacgaCAACAACAACCATCTCTGGAAGAAGTTTCGGCATTTAGACAAACAGCACAGCAGAATTCCATGGTGGCAATAAGGGCCGCAGAAGAGCGATATCAGAAAGCTAAAGAAACTGCAAACCAGACACTCGCTACTACAACCGAGAAGACTAAAGAAACAGCTCTGAAGGCTAAAGAAACTGCAAGCAAGACACTCGCTACTACAACCGAGAAGGCTAAAGAAACAGCCCAGAAAGCTAAAGAGACTGCCAGTACTGCTACCGAGAAGGCTAAGGAAATTTCAAGCCAGACACTTGGTACTGCAACTGAGAAAGGAGCACAAGTGAAAGACATAGCACTGGAAAAAGGCCAACAAGGATTATATGCAGCAAAAGATACTCTATCAAGTGCAGGGAAGAAAACGGTGGATAACACGGTGCCATTAGCAGAGAAAACTAAAGACATGGCCGTGTCTGCGGGTAAGACTACTCTGCATTATGCTGGTGATGTTGCGGTGGATTTGAAGGACAAGGCGACTGTGGCAGGTTGGACTGCGGCGCACTACACAACTGAGGCAGCAGTGGAGGGAACCAAAGCAGCTGCAAGAGTAGTTTCCGGAGCAGCAGGCTATGCTGGTCATAAGGCGGTGGATATTGTGTCCAAGCCTTTGAGTGTTGCTAAAGATGCTGCTGTGGTGACTGGTGAGAAAGCTGAGGAGTTCACTGCTCGGAAGAAGGAAGAGGCGAAAAGAGAATATGAGGCCAAGAAAGCAGCTGAAGCAAATAGGCCCAAG GGTTCTGAGACTACGTATCAAGGAGGAGAATCCAAAAGCTGGAAGCAAGAGGAGACATGGACGAAACCAGTTGAGAGGGAATGTCAGCATATGCAGAGAGAAGGTGGCAGACCAACTGAAAAAACCAGCCAAGAAACCGCTGAATTACAAAGGGAGGGAGCGCAAGAGGGCGGTGCTGGGGTGCTGGGAACAATCGGcgggactttgggtgtgatacCGGGAGCTGTTAGTGAGACATTGGTTGAGATAGCTGAGAATACGAAAAACTTTGTTATTGGGCAGGGTGAAAGTGGAATGGGTGAGGAGGGCGAGGAAGGGTGGAGCTCAAATGCGCAGCAAGGAGGGCAGGAATGGAGCTCAAATGCGCAGCAAGGAGGGCAGGAATGGAGCTCAAATGCACAGCAAGGAGGGCAGGGGTGGAGGCCATCTGAGAAGCAAGGCAGGCAGGAGGGGAGGTCATCTGAGAAGCGTGGCAAGCAGAGCGAGACTGTAAGTGTAATACCGGGAGCTGTCGGCGAAACTTTGATTGAGATAGCTCAGACTACAAAAGACAACGTCATCGGGCAGGGGCAAAGCGCAGAGGAGAGTGCTGAGAAGGATCGCAGGTCATCTGATCAGCAGCAAGGCTTAGGTGCAATACCTCGTGCTGTTGGGGAGACTATGGTTGGAATAGCTCAGACAACAAAAGACAATGTTGACAATATTACTGGGCTTAGGCAGAGACAGGGACAGGGACAGTCGAGAACTGATCAGCAGCAGGGATGGAAGCAAGACCAGACCAAATAA
- the LOC133724863 gene encoding uncharacterized protein LOC133724863, with product MQRLKLHHMLSPPLCSSQAPLLSSCLRTKSLSSSCMQPSPWSGLETWRNSPLNENRCWGPKGPQTIDNADTPMVSSASSLAELGALVLSTSDPLAKSNLSHIAYSTWRQHNVPLGACQPPPRPARPLKPQLVHPKEIPAPKNSGLPLNAYMLHNLAHVELNAIDLAWDTVVRFSPFSEILGEGFFADFAHVADDESRHFAWCSQRLAELGFKYGDMPAHNLLWRECEKSSDNVAARLAVIPLVQEARGLDAGPRLVQKLVGFGDLRTSEIVARIANEEVAHVAVGVHWFVSVCQKLGCAPSSAFKDLLEDYNVELKGPFNYSARDEAGIPRDWYDLSTNNKDKNKKRANSEKLSEVYERLASIISMESENSSLNRP from the exons ATGCAGCGTCTCAAACTCCACCACATGCTCTCTCCTCCATTGTGCTCCTCCCAAGCTCCTTTGTTATCATCATGCCTCAGAACCAAGTCTCTTTCCTCTTCTTGTATGCAACCCTCACCCTGGTCTGGTCTCGAAACCTGGAGGAATAGCCCCCTCAATGAGAACCGTTGCTGGGGACCCAAGGGCCCCCAAACGATTGACAACGCCGACACTCCAATGGTGTCGTCTGCTTCCTCTCTTGCAGAGCTTGGTGCTCTCGTTCTCTCCACCAGTGACCCCCTCGCCAAGTCCAACCTTTCCCACATCGCTTACTCCACGTGGCGCCAACACAACGTTCCACTTGGTGCATGCCAACCTCCTCCTCGTCCTGCCCGCCCTCTGAAACCCCAACTG GTTCATCCGAAAGAAATTCCTGCTCCCAAGAACTCGGGTTTGCCTCTCAATGCGTATATGCTTCATAATCTTGCGCATGTTGAGCTCAATGCGATTGATTTAGCATGGGATACTGTTGTCCGTTTCTCTCCTTTTAGTGAGATTCTAGGGGAAGGGTTTTTCGCTGACTTTGCTCACGTTGCCGACGATGAGAGTCGCCATTTTGCTTGGTGTTCTCAGAGGCTTGCCGAACTTGGTTTCAA GTATGGAGATATGCCTGCTCATAATCTGCTCTGGAGGGAGTGTGAGAAATCATCTGACAATGTTGCTGCACGTTTGGCTGTCATACCACTGGTCCAG GAGGCCAGAGGACTAGATGCTGGACCACGACTTGTGCAAAAATTGGTTGGCTTCGGAGATCTCAGGACATCTGAAATCGTAGCTAGAATTGCTAATGAAGAAGTGGCACATGTAGCTGTTGGTGTCCACTGGTTTGTCAGTGTCTGTCAGAAATTAGGTTGCGCACCGTCTTCTGCATTTAAAG ACTTGTTAGAGGATTATAACGTTGAGTTGAAAGGGCCCTTCAATTATTCAGCTCGTGATGAAGCTGGCATTCCTCGTGATTG GTATGATTTATCTACAAATAACAAGGacaagaacaagaaaagggCTAACAGTGAGAAGCTTTCTGAG GTGTATGAGAGGCTTGCTTCCATAATTTCCATGGAGAGTGAGAACTCGAGTTTGAACAGGCCTTAG
- the LOC133724865 gene encoding signaling peptide TAXIMIN 1, translated as MCSSEGDCRPLGFLLGLPFAFLSLILSIVGIVIWIVGLLLTCICPCCLCVTVIVELALELIKAPIHVMEWFTEQIPC; from the exons ATGTGTTCTTCAGAAGGTGATTGCAGGCCTTTGGGTTTTCTACTCGGCCTTCCCTTTGCTTTTCTCTCCCTCATCCTCTCCATCGTCGGCATCGTTATCTGGATCGTCGG ATTATTGCTGACATGCATTTGTCCGTGCTGCTTGTGCGTGACGGTTATAGTGGAGTTGGCTCTGGAGTTGATCAAGGCCCCAATTCATGTCATGGAGTGGTTCACTGAGCAAATCCCTTGTTAA